The DNA sequence GCGACCGCGGTCAGCGGCTGCCAGCCCGTCCGCAATCTTCTTGGCGCGTTCGTCGAGCGCCTTAATCAACGGCGGCCACACGAATTTCATCGTGAAGCCGGCGAGGATGAAGAAGACCACGAACTGTGCAATCAATGTTGCATTTAAGTTCACGGTAATTTCCTTCTCAGAATAACGAGTGCCGGAACCAATCGTCCGGCAGATGAGAATCGGCTATGAAGCGCGAATTACTTGGCGATGAACGGATTTGCGAAGGCGAACAGCATGGCGATACCAACGCCGATCAGGAAGGCGGCGTCGATCAGGCCAGCCAGCAGGAACATCTTGGTTTGCAGGGTGTTCATCAGTTCAGGCTGACGTGCGGATGCTTCGAGGTACTTACCGCCCATGATCGCGATACCGATACAAGCGCCGATAGCACCCAGGCCAATGATCAAACCGCAAGCCAGAGCAACGAAAGAGACATCAGTCATGACAATTCCTTAAGAAAAGTTAATTAAATACAAAACCAAAAAAACAAACTGAAAAACAGGTACTGCAAGCCTTGTGTTAGTGCGCTTCGTGCGCCTGGCCCAGGTAAACCAGTGTCAACATCATGAAGATGAATGCTTGGAGCAACACGATCAGGATGTGGAAAATTGCCCAGATAGAACCGGCGATCACATGGCCGATGAAGCCGAATGCGGTCGCGGTCGATCCCAGCAATGCGATCAGCAGGAACAACAGTTCGCCTGCATACATGTTGCCGAACAGTCGCATCCCCAGGGAGACGGTCTTGGCGGCGAATTCGATGATGTTCAGCAGCAGGTTGAACGGCGCCAGCCAGATGCCGAAAGGTGCTGCAAACAGTTCATGGATGAAGCCGCCGGCGCCCTTGATCTTGACGCTGTAGTACAGCATCAGGGCCAGCACGCCCAGGGCGATGCCCAGGGTGCCGTTGAGGTCGGCGGTGGGAACGATACGATGATGCATTTCACCCAGGCCGAACACGCCCAGGATGCTGGAAGCCAGGTCCACCGGCAGGAAGTCCAGCGAGTTCATCAGGGCCACCCAGACGAACACGGTCAGGGCCACCGGAGCGATGAAGGTGCGGTCACCGTGGACGATGGCCTTGGACTGGTCTTCCACCATTTCCACGACCATCTCGACGAAGGCCTGGAAACGGCCCGGCACACCCGAGGTCGCCTTGCGGGCGGCCAGGAACATGAACAGGCAGCCCACCACACCACAGAACACGGACCAGAAGATGGTGTCCACGTTGAGGATGGAGAAATCGACGATCTTGGTCTGATGATGGGTGGAGAAGTGTCCGAGGTGGTGGACGATATATTCAGAGGCTGTCAGCGCGTGCTCTGCGGCTTCTACGGTCATGGTCGGTGTCTAAACAGTAAAATGAAATAACTCTTAAGCACCACGATGAAGCTCAGCACAAATGCGAGCCAATGAACACCGTGGTACAACCAAACGATCGCGCCCATGAGCGCAAAAGTCGTAGCAATCTTGATAAATTCCCCGAAGAAAAACGTCATCGGGTTGGTACCACCGGGTTTCTGTGCACTGACGTGAAGTCGCAGGGCAAACAGGGCGTTGGGGACGACACAGCAGACTCCCCCCAGCAATGCGGACCAAAGCGCCGAAACTCCGCCCAACATACCCGCCACCAGGGCAGCGACGACCGTGGTTACGAGCTGCATGAGAATGATGCGCAGCATATCTATCCAATATCGTGCGTGCGCCGCACTCTTTACGAGCAGACGGCATCTTAAAAGCCCGGCGATTATAAAGGTTCGTTTTCTGGTAAGTCAAACCTTTTGCTGCCAGATCAGGGGCTTATCTGGGGCACTTCGCGGTGAGTTGTGGCAAATAAGCAGCCACTTCAATTTTTTGCGGCGCAACAAAAATAGATGGCGCCATTTCTCTTCCCTGGCTAGCCTTTTTTCACCACGCAAGGGCATCGCCTGACTGTTCTTTTATTCAGTTTTGCGTATCCCGCAGGAATATGCAGGAATAACGCGCACAAAAGCCCGGAAATGAGCCCGGTTTTTGAAACAGCGCTCAATTTAATCAAAAAAGCTCTCAGACGCTAGTGAAATATCCCACAAATTCAATGATTTAGAGCAAATTGCCAGACGCTCGCAATCGTCCACAGACTGGACTGACATTTTGTCAGGAAAATGGGAGTTGTCAGACGACCAAGCTCGCTTTTTCCTTCATATGTTGCAGTACAGCGCAAGCTTCTTGGAAAAGTGAGCCCGATGGACTCTGGCGGACGGTGGCATTGCCGCGCCAAGCTGCAATTGCATGAAAGGAATAAAAACCCCTGCCTGATCCTCGCTTGCCTAGCTTGTCACGCGTGCTCTAATCTCATGATCGTCACCCCGCCAACCCGTATCCGAGGCTGCATGATGTCGAACTTCTGGCGCGGCAAGCGCGTTTTCATTACCGGGCATACCGGTTTCAAGGGTGGCTGGCTAAGCCTGTGGCTGCACATGATGGGCGCCAGGGTCAGCGGCTATTCCCTGCCGGCACCGACCAACCCCAGCCTGTTCCATCTCGCCCGCCTGCACAATTGCCTGCACACCACCACGGGCGACGTACGTGATCCACTGCACCTGGCGCAGAGCATGGCCGCAGCGCAAGCCGATGTGGTCTTTCATCTGGCGGCCCAGGCACTGGTGCGCGACTCCTATCTCACGCCCGTCGATACCTACGCCACCAATGTGATGGGCACCGTACATGTGCTGGAGGCGGTGCGCCAAACCCCCAGCGTGCGCTCAGTGGTCGTGGTCACCAGCGACAAATGCTATGAAAACCGTGAATGGCTGTGGGGCTATCGTGAAGACGAGCCCATGGGTGGTCATGACCCTTACAGCAGCAGCAAGGGCGTGGCCGAACTGGTGACCGCGGCGTATCGGCGCTCCTTCTTTGGCAAAGCTGGCAACGAGCAGGTCGGCATTGCCAGCGTGCGGGCCGGCAATGTCATCGGCGGCGGTGACTTTGCCGCCGATCGGCTGATTCCCGATTTCATTCGCGCCCTGGAAAAAGATGCCCCGGTCAGCATTCGCAACCCCACTGCGGTACGTCCCTGGCAATTCGTTCTGGAGCCGCTATCGGGATATCTGCAGATCGCACAGTTGCTCTACGAACACGGCAGCCAATATGCGGAAGGCTGGAACTTCGGCCCCGCCGAAACCGACCCGAAAACGGTCGGCCAGCTCTGCACCACCTTCAACCAGGCACTGCAACAGCATCAGGTCGCGCCGGCACGAGTAGTGCTAGAACCCCAGGCAAACGCTCCGCACGAAGCCCATCTGCTGCGCCTGGACATCTCCAAGGCACGCCAGCGCCTGGGCTGGGAACCTCGAATGGAACTGAGCGCGGCGCTGGAGCTGACCGCGCAGTGGTATGCCGGCCACCTCAACAATGAAGATTTGCGCGCACTGAGCGAAGAGCAGATTCACTTTTACCAGAGTCTGACATAATCGCGCTGTTGCCAACTTACCAAGCGAATCTGATATGAACATCCTAGTTACTGGCGGTGCCGGCTACATCGGTTCTCATACCTGCGTGGAACTGCTCAATGCAGGCCACGAGGTGATCGTCTTCGACAACTTCTGCAACAGCAGCCCGGAATCGGTGAAGCGGGTGCAGCAGATCACTGGTCGCTCGCTATCGCTGGTCAAGGGAGACATCCGCAATCGCGATCAGTTGGAGAGCGTGCTGCGTGAATTCAAATGCGAGGCCGTGATCCATTTCGCCGGTCTCAAGGCGGTCGGTGAATCGGTCGAACAGCCGCTGAAGTATTACGACAACAACGTGGTCGGCACGGTGCGTCTGCTGGAGGCGATGGAAGCGGCCGGGGTGAAGACCTTTGTCTTCTCCTCGTCGGCCACGGTGTATGGCGACCCGCAGTATCTGCCACTGACCGAATCGCACCCGCTGTCGGCCAGCAACCCCTATGGCCGCAGCAAGATCATCATCGAGGACATGCTGCGCGACTACTACCGCGCCCATCCCGACTGGAAGATCGCCCTGCTGCGCTACTTCAACCCGGTCGGTGCCCACGAGAGCGGCCTGATCGGCGAAGATCCAAGCGGCATCCCCAACAATCTCATGCCCTATGTCGCCCAGGTTGCGGTGGGACGCCGCGAACGACTCAGCATCTGGGGCGGCGACTATGCCACACCCGACGGTACTGGCGTGCGTGATTTCATCCACGTAGTGGACCTGGCTATCGGCCACGTCGCCGCACTACAGGCGCTGACCGCACCTGAATGCTTTGCCGTCAATCTTGGCACCGGCATCGGCTACAGTGTGCTGGATGTGGTCAATGCCTACGAAAAGGCGGCCGGCAAAGCCATCCCCTACACCATCGCGGCGCGCCGTCCGGGCGACATTGCCTCCTGCTATGCCGACCCTGCCGAGGCGCGACGCAAGCTGGGCTGGGAAGCCAAGCGCGGGCTGGATGCCATGTGCGCCGACTCCTGGCGCTGGCAGCAAATGAATCCCAATGGGTTCAAGTCCTGATTTGTCCCACACCGTGGCTACCAGACAGGGCACTGCCCGCCTCACCAATAATGACTGGCCACGGCAACAATATGGCGATAATCCAAGGAGAACATTGAGATGACAGCGGCATCGCAAGCAAGCCGGCGCAAAGGCATCATCCTGGCCGGCGGCTCCGGCACCAGGTTGTATCCAGCTACCACCGTGGTATCGAAACAGCTCATGCCCATCTACGACAAGCCGATGGTGTATTACCCGCTGTCGAGTCTGATGCTGGCGGGCATTCGCGACATCCTGCTCATCTCCACACCGCAAGACACACCGCGGTTTGCCGAGTTGCTGGGCGATGGCCAACAGTGGGGGCTCAACATCAGCTATGCGGTACAGCCTTCGCCCGATGGCCTGGCGCAAGCCTTCCTGATCGGCCGCGACTTCATCGGCGCTGATCCCTCGGCGCTGATTCTGGGCGACAACATCTTCTACGGTCGCGATCTGGAACTTCCCATGCGCCAGGCTAATGCACGGCTGGAGGGTGCCACCATCTTCGCCTACCATGTCCAGGATCCCGAGCGTTACGGCGTGGTCGAATTCGATAGCCAGCGCCGCGTGATCGGCATTGAAGAAAAGCCGCTCCAGCCCAAATCCAATTTCGCCGTGACGGGCCTGTATTTCTACGACAACCAGGTCATTGACATCGCCCGCGAGATCAAGCCTTCGGCACGCGGCGAACTGGAGATTACCGACGTCAACCGCGCCTATCTGGAGCGCGGGCAACTGCAAGTGGAATTGATGGGGCGCGGCATTGCCTGGCTCGACACAGGAACCCATGAATCACTGCTGGATGCAGGGCAATTCATCGCCACCATCGAGAAGCGCCAGGGACTCAAGGTAGCCTGCCCGGAAGAAATTGCCTATCGGCGGGGCTACATCGACGCGGCCCAGTTGGAACAGCTGGCTGTGCCGTTGAAAAAAAATGCCTATGGCAAGTATTTAATCCAATTACTCAACGACAATAGTTACTGAGGCAGTTGGCCCATGAACCCTCCTGTATTTGCTCCCTTACCCTATGCTGGTTAAAACCACTCCCTTGGACGGCGTACTGCAGATTGAACCTCGTGTCTTCGGGGACAGCCGCGGCTTCTTTTACGAAAGCTTCAACGAACGCGTCTTTCGCGATCAGACGGGTATGGATGTGCACTTCGTCCAGGACAATCATTCCCGTTCCGCGCGTGGCGTACTGCGTGGACTGCACTACCAGATCCGTCACCCGCAAGGCAAGCTGGTGCGCGTGGTACGTGGCGCGGTGCTGGACGTGGTACTCGACATCCGCCGCACTTCACCGACCTTTGGCCAGTGGTTCAGTTCGATCCTGAGCGAAGAGAACAAACGACAAATGTGGATCCCGCCAGGCTTTGCGCATGGATTCTCGGTCTTGGAAGACGACACCGAGTTTCTCTACAAGACGACTGACTACTGGATGCCCGAGTACGAACGCTGCATCCTGTGGAACGACCCGGCTCTGGCGATCGACTGGCAATTGCAGGGCGAACCGATCATGTCGGAGAAGGATAAACACGGCACGCCTTTCCTCAATGCTGAGGTATTCGAGACACCATGAACTCGCCCACGTTGATGAAAGCCGGATCATGAAATCCACGCGTATCCTGCTCACCGGCGCCAGCGGCCAGATCGGGGGAGAATTGCTGCGGCGCTTGCGTGCCATGCCGGCCGGCGTCGAGGTGATCGCCCCCACGCGCGCGCAACTCGACCTGGCGGACCTGGACGCCCTGCGTGCGGCTGTGCGCCACGCCCAACCCGATCTGATCCTGCACCCGGCAGCCTACACCGCCGTGGTCAAAGCCGAATCCGAACCAGAACTGGCGCGTCGCCTCAATGCCGAGGCCCCCGCCGTGCTGGCCGAAGAAGCCGCGCGATTGGGGGCGGCACTGGTGCATTTTTCGACCGACTACGTGTTCGACGGCCGCCATGACGGACGCTACACAGAAGACATGCCGACCAACCCGCTCAACGTGTACGGTGCGACCAAGCGCGAGGGAGAGCTGGCCATTGCCGCCAGTGGCGCGGCGTACTGGATTCTGCGGACCAGTTGGGTCTACAACCTGGCTGGCAACAATTTCATGAAGACCGCCATCCGCCTGGCACAACAGAAAGAAAGCTATACCATCGTCGGCGACCAGTTTGGCGCGCCCACCTGGGCTTCTACCATCGCGGCAGTCTGCTGTCGGATGTTGGCCGGAGCCGGTGGCGGACGCGAGAAAGTGGCGGCCACCAGCGGCATCTATCATCTCACCGCCGCTGGTGCGACTTCCTGGCATGGCTATGCCTCATTGATCGCAAGCGAACTGATGGCACGCGGTGTCACGCTCAAGCTCAAGGGGCTGGAGCAGATCACGCCGGTGCCGACTTCCTCCTACCCCACGCCACCCGAACGCCCGCTGAACTCGCGCCTGGATTGCAGCAAGCTGGAGCGCAGCTTCGGCCTGACCCTGCCCGCCTGGGATGAGGACGCACTGGCTTGCCTGCAGCAGATCATCGCGCACTACCAGCTCGACCAGGGGCGTCTGCTGCCTGATTGACGCCCATACGAGGCCTGATGCCGGAGGCTCAGTGACTAGGTACGTACTTGGTCTGGTCGCCGCGGGTAAGCAGGTTCAACTGGCCGAAGAAGCGCATGTAGCCGGGGTCGCCATAACGGCTACGCAATTCACGCAGAAGCAGGTAACTCCCCAGGCGCTCGGCACAAAAGGCCCAGGCACGGGATTGGTACCCCTCGCGGCGGGTCTCGTAATGCTGCACGCAATACCAGGTGACGGCCTCGATCTGTTCGACTGTGCGCAGCCAGAAATCGGCCGGGAACACCCCCATCTCGATGCCGCCCATGAAGAAGGTCTTTTCATTGAAGAACAGTTCGGCCTCACTGCGGCCGAACACCCCCAGTTCGGTCGCGGCAGCGGCATAGCGCAGCAGGTCTTCGGCATGGTGCGAGACCGCGTAGTGCGACAGATAGCCGGCGCTCTGACCGCCGACGTTGAAGCCGCAGGTCTTGCCGACCAGGAAGTCCTGGCTGCCCGGTTCCAGCATCTGTTCCAGGGACTGCCGGGCCAATTCCTTGTCCGACACCACATCCATCATCCAGTTGTCCTCAGCCGGTACGCCACTGATGCGCTCGCGCGAAACGAACTTGCGATACAAGCACACGCCCACACGCTTGACCTTGGGATAGTCACGCAGGATCAGATTGCGCAAGGCGAAGTTACCCAACATGCCGGCCACGATGGGGTGATACGGCACCCACTGCGGGGCCAGATCGCGCAGGTTGAGCGCCCCCTCATGCTGGGCCTGGCCGAGATAGATGGGCAGAACGTAATCGGGAAACTTCACCGGCAGTGGTACGTGGGTCATACAACCGAACACCAGTTCGCCGCGCGCGGCCTGGGTGGCTGCCGTATCGGGCACTTGCGCCAAAGTCAGGGCACCGCCGAGCTGCGAGACCGAGCGCAGCCGCTCAGTGGCCACCGCCGCGGCGCTGGGCGGCGATGATGGCAGGCGCCGCGCTTGACGCAGGTGCGCGCTGTGGGCCTCGAAACGCTGCAAGTCGACCGCCTCGCCGCTGGCGGCATAGGCCGAGCGCAAGGCATCGAGTTCGGCCATGTCTGCGGCAGGCAGGGCCTTGGCCGCCGGCATCAGCGTGCTCGGGCAATGCCAGACCTGTAATTGTTGATCCAGCGCCAGCACCAGCGAAGCCAGGCGCTCGGCCAGCAGGGACTTGGCGGTCGCGCCTGACGCGGCCTGGGCTTGCAGCGCTACGCGCAACGGGCTATCCGCTTGCTCGGCAGCCAGATGCAGGCGTTCAGCCAGATCGAACCAGGTCTGCCAGAAAGCCGGCTTGGCCACGATGAAGCCATTGGGCACATTGTTCTGCCACTGCGGCAAGAAGTGAGCGGGGTCCAGTTGCAGACCCAGAGATTGCAGGAAATCC is a window from the Herbaspirillum rubrisubalbicans genome containing:
- the rfbA gene encoding glucose-1-phosphate thymidylyltransferase RfbA — encoded protein: MTAASQASRRKGIILAGGSGTRLYPATTVVSKQLMPIYDKPMVYYPLSSLMLAGIRDILLISTPQDTPRFAELLGDGQQWGLNISYAVQPSPDGLAQAFLIGRDFIGADPSALILGDNIFYGRDLELPMRQANARLEGATIFAYHVQDPERYGVVEFDSQRRVIGIEEKPLQPKSNFAVTGLYFYDNQVIDIAREIKPSARGELEITDVNRAYLERGQLQVELMGRGIAWLDTGTHESLLDAGQFIATIEKRQGLKVACPEEIAYRRGYIDAAQLEQLAVPLKKNAYGKYLIQLLNDNSY
- the rfbD gene encoding dTDP-4-dehydrorhamnose reductase, which translates into the protein MKSTRILLTGASGQIGGELLRRLRAMPAGVEVIAPTRAQLDLADLDALRAAVRHAQPDLILHPAAYTAVVKAESEPELARRLNAEAPAVLAEEAARLGAALVHFSTDYVFDGRHDGRYTEDMPTNPLNVYGATKREGELAIAASGAAYWILRTSWVYNLAGNNFMKTAIRLAQQKESYTIVGDQFGAPTWASTIAAVCCRMLAGAGGGREKVAATSGIYHLTAAGATSWHGYASLIASELMARGVTLKLKGLEQITPVPTSSYPTPPERPLNSRLDCSKLERSFGLTLPAWDEDALACLQQIIAHYQLDQGRLLPD
- the rfbC gene encoding dTDP-4-dehydrorhamnose 3,5-epimerase; the protein is MLVKTTPLDGVLQIEPRVFGDSRGFFYESFNERVFRDQTGMDVHFVQDNHSRSARGVLRGLHYQIRHPQGKLVRVVRGAVLDVVLDIRRTSPTFGQWFSSILSEENKRQMWIPPGFAHGFSVLEDDTEFLYKTTDYWMPEYERCILWNDPALAIDWQLQGEPIMSEKDKHGTPFLNAEVFETP
- the galE gene encoding UDP-glucose 4-epimerase GalE; translation: MNILVTGGAGYIGSHTCVELLNAGHEVIVFDNFCNSSPESVKRVQQITGRSLSLVKGDIRNRDQLESVLREFKCEAVIHFAGLKAVGESVEQPLKYYDNNVVGTVRLLEAMEAAGVKTFVFSSSATVYGDPQYLPLTESHPLSASNPYGRSKIIIEDMLRDYYRAHPDWKIALLRYFNPVGAHESGLIGEDPSGIPNNLMPYVAQVAVGRRERLSIWGGDYATPDGTGVRDFIHVVDLAIGHVAALQALTAPECFAVNLGTGIGYSVLDVVNAYEKAAGKAIPYTIAARRPGDIASCYADPAEARRKLGWEAKRGLDAMCADSWRWQQMNPNGFKS
- the atpE gene encoding F0F1 ATP synthase subunit C; the protein is MTDVSFVALACGLIIGLGAIGACIGIAIMGGKYLEASARQPELMNTLQTKMFLLAGLIDAAFLIGVGIAMLFAFANPFIAK
- the atpB gene encoding F0F1 ATP synthase subunit A, with product MTVEAAEHALTASEYIVHHLGHFSTHHQTKIVDFSILNVDTIFWSVFCGVVGCLFMFLAARKATSGVPGRFQAFVEMVVEMVEDQSKAIVHGDRTFIAPVALTVFVWVALMNSLDFLPVDLASSILGVFGLGEMHHRIVPTADLNGTLGIALGVLALMLYYSVKIKGAGGFIHELFAAPFGIWLAPFNLLLNIIEFAAKTVSLGMRLFGNMYAGELLFLLIALLGSTATAFGFIGHVIAGSIWAIFHILIVLLQAFIFMMLTLVYLGQAHEAH
- a CDS encoding ATP synthase subunit I; translated protein: MLRIILMQLVTTVVAALVAGMLGGVSALWSALLGGVCCVVPNALFALRLHVSAQKPGGTNPMTFFFGEFIKIATTFALMGAIVWLYHGVHWLAFVLSFIVVLKSYFILLFRHRP
- the rfbG gene encoding CDP-glucose 4,6-dehydratase, with protein sequence MSNFWRGKRVFITGHTGFKGGWLSLWLHMMGARVSGYSLPAPTNPSLFHLARLHNCLHTTTGDVRDPLHLAQSMAAAQADVVFHLAAQALVRDSYLTPVDTYATNVMGTVHVLEAVRQTPSVRSVVVVTSDKCYENREWLWGYREDEPMGGHDPYSSSKGVAELVTAAYRRSFFGKAGNEQVGIASVRAGNVIGGGDFAADRLIPDFIRALEKDAPVSIRNPTAVRPWQFVLEPLSGYLQIAQLLYEHGSQYAEGWNFGPAETDPKTVGQLCTTFNQALQQHQVAPARVVLEPQANAPHEAHLLRLDISKARQRLGWEPRMELSAALELTAQWYAGHLNNEDLRALSEEQIHFYQSLT